One window from the genome of Malus domestica chromosome 01, GDT2T_hap1 encodes:
- the LOC103422931 gene encoding uncharacterized protein isoform X1, whose amino-acid sequence MQGDKIRWWPIYSSDLEDEPVVRIQLSMDYSSIPVENSNLKYGSIAETVVYDCVLEIAMKVQHFQERNLLLHGLWKWLLTEFASYYGVSKAYTNLRYLSYVMDVATPTVDCLTLLYDLLADVKEMSTNLLSHQEVFDFIVLFLSRQSISTYSVPNELGILLNSMKRTLDVLWPHIESQLMSRSSCIRDGYATGEHLNDVSALLRTKLRTYRLAIVEKLYENTRVRNKTKLKNIIQRSKAEKSVVQSRMKPLEVLLREMIDHLHTVVDPTVFVELCREFWDRLGQDVLHISEDKKEEYKGLRVAVSNLDDIFASEMQRLRRNSLKERDLSPPGSMEEVHSMLKDVVRM is encoded by the exons ATGCAGGGCGACAAGATACGATGGTGGCCTATATATAGTAGTGATCTAGAGGATGAACCTGTCGTCAGAATACAATTAAGCATGGATTATTCGAGTATTCCAGTTGAAAATAGTAATCTTAAG TATGGTTCCATTGCAGAAACTGTGGTATATGACTGTGTCTTAGAAATTGCAATGAAAGTTCAACATTTTCAGGAAAGAAATTTGTTATTACATGGCCTGTGGAAGTGGTTATTGACGGAATTTGCATCTTACTATGGAGTATCAAAGGCATACACCAATTTAAG ATACCTTTCCTATGTCATGGATGTCGCGACCCCTACTGTAGATTGTCTCACCTTATTATATGATCTGCTAGCAGATGTGAAGGAAATGAGCACAAATCTGTTAAGTCATCAAGAGGTATTCGATTTCATCGTATTGTTT TTATCCAGACAAAGCATTAGCACATATTCGGTCCCAAATGAG TTAGGAATTCTTTTAAATTCCATGAAGAGGACGCTCGATGTGCTGTGGCCCCATATTGAAAGCCAGTTGATGTCTCGGAGTTCTTGCATCCGCGATGGATATGCCACAGGCGAACATCTTAATGACGTATCTGCTCTACTCAGAACCAAACTTAGAACCTACCGACTAGCCATTGTCGAGAAGCTTTATGAGAAT ACTAGAGTTCGTAACAAAACAAAGCTGAAGAACATTATTCAACGCTCAAAGGCAGAGAAATCAGTTGTTCAAAGCAGAATGAAGCCTTTGGAGGTTCTTTTGCGGGAGATGATTGATCATCTCCATACTGTTGTTGATCCTACCGTGTTTGTAGAACTCTGCCGAGAGTTCTGGGACCGGTTGGGGCAG GATGTACTGCATATCTCGGAGGATAAGAAAGAGGAGTACAAAGGCTTGCGCGTGGCAGTTTCT AACCTGGATGACATATTTGCATCAGAAATGCAAAGACTACGCAGGAACTCGTTGAAAGAAAGAGACTTGTCGCCACCaggatcgatggaagaagtacATTCCATGCTGAAAGATGTTGTACGTATGTAA
- the LOC103422931 gene encoding uncharacterized protein isoform X3: protein MQGDKIRWWPIYSSDLEDEPVVRIQLSMDYSSIPVENSNLKYGSIAETVVYDCVLEIAMKVQHFQERNLLLHGLWKWLLTEFASYYGVSKAYTNLRYLSYVMDVATPTVDCLTLLYDLLADVKEMSTNLLSHQEVFDFIVLFLSRQSISTYSVPNELGILLNSMKRTLDVLWPHIESQLMSRSSCIRDGYATGEHLNDVSALLRTKLRTYRLAIVEKLYENTRVRNKTKLKNIIQRSKAEKSVVQSRMKPLEVLLREMIDHLHTVVDPTVFVELCREFWDRLGQDVLHISEDKKEEYKGLRVAVSLKPG, encoded by the exons ATGCAGGGCGACAAGATACGATGGTGGCCTATATATAGTAGTGATCTAGAGGATGAACCTGTCGTCAGAATACAATTAAGCATGGATTATTCGAGTATTCCAGTTGAAAATAGTAATCTTAAG TATGGTTCCATTGCAGAAACTGTGGTATATGACTGTGTCTTAGAAATTGCAATGAAAGTTCAACATTTTCAGGAAAGAAATTTGTTATTACATGGCCTGTGGAAGTGGTTATTGACGGAATTTGCATCTTACTATGGAGTATCAAAGGCATACACCAATTTAAG ATACCTTTCCTATGTCATGGATGTCGCGACCCCTACTGTAGATTGTCTCACCTTATTATATGATCTGCTAGCAGATGTGAAGGAAATGAGCACAAATCTGTTAAGTCATCAAGAGGTATTCGATTTCATCGTATTGTTT TTATCCAGACAAAGCATTAGCACATATTCGGTCCCAAATGAG TTAGGAATTCTTTTAAATTCCATGAAGAGGACGCTCGATGTGCTGTGGCCCCATATTGAAAGCCAGTTGATGTCTCGGAGTTCTTGCATCCGCGATGGATATGCCACAGGCGAACATCTTAATGACGTATCTGCTCTACTCAGAACCAAACTTAGAACCTACCGACTAGCCATTGTCGAGAAGCTTTATGAGAAT ACTAGAGTTCGTAACAAAACAAAGCTGAAGAACATTATTCAACGCTCAAAGGCAGAGAAATCAGTTGTTCAAAGCAGAATGAAGCCTTTGGAGGTTCTTTTGCGGGAGATGATTGATCATCTCCATACTGTTGTTGATCCTACCGTGTTTGTAGAACTCTGCCGAGAGTTCTGGGACCGGTTGGGGCAG GATGTACTGCATATCTCGGAGGATAAGAAAGAGGAGTACAAAGGCTTGCGCGTGGCAGTTTCTCTAA AACCTGGATGA
- the LOC103422931 gene encoding uncharacterized protein isoform X2, producing MDYSSIPVENSNLKYGSIAETVVYDCVLEIAMKVQHFQERNLLLHGLWKWLLTEFASYYGVSKAYTNLRYLSYVMDVATPTVDCLTLLYDLLADVKEMSTNLLSHQEVFDFIVLFLSRQSISTYSVPNELGILLNSMKRTLDVLWPHIESQLMSRSSCIRDGYATGEHLNDVSALLRTKLRTYRLAIVEKLYENTRVRNKTKLKNIIQRSKAEKSVVQSRMKPLEVLLREMIDHLHTVVDPTVFVELCREFWDRLGQDVLHISEDKKEEYKGLRVAVSLSFSSANLDDIFASEMQRLRRNSLKERDLSPPGSMEEVHSMLKDVVRM from the exons ATGGATTATTCGAGTATTCCAGTTGAAAATAGTAATCTTAAG TATGGTTCCATTGCAGAAACTGTGGTATATGACTGTGTCTTAGAAATTGCAATGAAAGTTCAACATTTTCAGGAAAGAAATTTGTTATTACATGGCCTGTGGAAGTGGTTATTGACGGAATTTGCATCTTACTATGGAGTATCAAAGGCATACACCAATTTAAG ATACCTTTCCTATGTCATGGATGTCGCGACCCCTACTGTAGATTGTCTCACCTTATTATATGATCTGCTAGCAGATGTGAAGGAAATGAGCACAAATCTGTTAAGTCATCAAGAGGTATTCGATTTCATCGTATTGTTT TTATCCAGACAAAGCATTAGCACATATTCGGTCCCAAATGAG TTAGGAATTCTTTTAAATTCCATGAAGAGGACGCTCGATGTGCTGTGGCCCCATATTGAAAGCCAGTTGATGTCTCGGAGTTCTTGCATCCGCGATGGATATGCCACAGGCGAACATCTTAATGACGTATCTGCTCTACTCAGAACCAAACTTAGAACCTACCGACTAGCCATTGTCGAGAAGCTTTATGAGAAT ACTAGAGTTCGTAACAAAACAAAGCTGAAGAACATTATTCAACGCTCAAAGGCAGAGAAATCAGTTGTTCAAAGCAGAATGAAGCCTTTGGAGGTTCTTTTGCGGGAGATGATTGATCATCTCCATACTGTTGTTGATCCTACCGTGTTTGTAGAACTCTGCCGAGAGTTCTGGGACCGGTTGGGGCAG GATGTACTGCATATCTCGGAGGATAAGAAAGAGGAGTACAAAGGCTTGCGCGTGGCAGTTTCTCTAAGTTTCTCTTCAGCC AACCTGGATGACATATTTGCATCAGAAATGCAAAGACTACGCAGGAACTCGTTGAAAGAAAGAGACTTGTCGCCACCaggatcgatggaagaagtacATTCCATGCTGAAAGATGTTGTACGTATGTAA
- the LOC103422931 gene encoding uncharacterized protein isoform X4 yields the protein MHTELKGMLDEFEVIISRWPIYSSPLENVIADVEKAIIEALDRHYDDVLSPLKDNLTNKTLGFKYVQKLSRQSISTYSVPNELGILLNSMKRTLDVLWPHIESQLMSRSSCIRDGYATGEHLNDVSALLRTKLRTYRLAIVEKLYENTRVRNKTKLKNIIQRSKAEKSVVQSRMKPLEVLLREMIDHLHTVVDPTVFVELCREFWDRLGQDVLHISEDKKEEYKGLRVAVSLSFSSANLDDIFASEMQRLRRNSLKERDLSPPGSMEEVHSMLKDVVRM from the exons ATGCACACTGAACTGAAGGGAATGCTCGATGAATTTGAAGTCATCATTAGTCGCTGGCCGATATATTCATCTCCTTTGGAGAAT GTTATCGCGGATGTTGAAAAGGCAATCATCGAAGCTTTGGACAGGCACTATGATGATGTTTTATCGCCGCTGAAGGATAATCTGACAAACAAAACATTAGGCTTCAAATATGTCCAAAAATTATCCAGACAAAGCATTAGCACATATTCGGTCCCAAATGAG TTAGGAATTCTTTTAAATTCCATGAAGAGGACGCTCGATGTGCTGTGGCCCCATATTGAAAGCCAGTTGATGTCTCGGAGTTCTTGCATCCGCGATGGATATGCCACAGGCGAACATCTTAATGACGTATCTGCTCTACTCAGAACCAAACTTAGAACCTACCGACTAGCCATTGTCGAGAAGCTTTATGAGAAT ACTAGAGTTCGTAACAAAACAAAGCTGAAGAACATTATTCAACGCTCAAAGGCAGAGAAATCAGTTGTTCAAAGCAGAATGAAGCCTTTGGAGGTTCTTTTGCGGGAGATGATTGATCATCTCCATACTGTTGTTGATCCTACCGTGTTTGTAGAACTCTGCCGAGAGTTCTGGGACCGGTTGGGGCAG GATGTACTGCATATCTCGGAGGATAAGAAAGAGGAGTACAAAGGCTTGCGCGTGGCAGTTTCTCTAAGTTTCTCTTCAGCC AACCTGGATGACATATTTGCATCAGAAATGCAAAGACTACGCAGGAACTCGTTGAAAGAAAGAGACTTGTCGCCACCaggatcgatggaagaagtacATTCCATGCTGAAAGATGTTGTACGTATGTAA
- the LOC103422930 gene encoding mitochondrial uncoupling protein 5-like, with product MGVKGFVEGGIASIIAGCSTHPLDLVKVRMQLQGETHVPNPAEQTVRPAFASVHTAARRGSIPLPQPPPPAVRAGPITVAVRIIQQEGVSAMFSGVSATMLRQTLYSTTRMGLYDILKQKWTDPTTRNMPLPRKITAGLIAGAVGAAVGNPADVAMVRMQADGRLPVAQQRNYKSVVDAIGRMAKQEGVTSLWRGSSLTINRAMLVTASQLASYDQIKETIVDKGIMRDGLGTHVTASFAAGFVAAVASNPVDVIKTRVMNMKVEAGAEPPYSGAFDCALKTVRSEGPMALYKGFVPTISRQGPFTVVLFVTLEQVRKLLKDF from the coding sequence ATGGGTGTCAAAGGTTTTGTTGAAGGAGGCATCGCTTCCATCATCGCCGGCTGCTCCACCCACCCTCTTGACCTCGTCAAGGTCCGAATGCAGCTCCAGGGCGAAACCCACGTCCCGAACCCGGCTGAGCAGACAGTGCGCCCTGCTTTTGCTTCCGTCCACACAGCCGCCAGACGCGGCTCCATCCCCCTCCCCCAACCACCGCCTCCTGCGGTCCGTGCCGGTCCAATCACCGTTGCGGTTCGCATAATTCAGCAAGAAGGCGTCTCCGCCATGTTCTCCGGCGTCTCTGCTACCATGCTCCGGCAGACTCTCTACTCCACAACCCGAATGGGCCTCTACGACATTCTCAAGCAAAAATGGACCGACCCGACAACCCGCAACATGCCACTCCCCCGCAAAATCACAGCAGGATTGATCGCCGGAGCCGTCGGCGCCGCCGTCGGAAACCCTGCCGACGTGGCCATGGTCCGAATGCAAGCAGACGGGCGTCTCCCGGTGGCTCAGCAGCGTAACTACAAGAGCGTGGTGGACGCCATCGGCCGCATGGCCAAGCAAGAAGGGGTGACGAGCCTTTGGCGCGGGTCGTCGCTGACGATCAACCGCGCGATGCTGGTGACGGCGTCGCAGCTGGCATCGTACGATCAGATTAAGGAGACGATCGTGGACAAAGGGATTATGCGCGACGGGCTCGGGACCCACGTAACGGCGAGCTTCGCAGCGGGGTTTGTGGCGGCGGTGGCGTCAAACCCGGTCGACGTGATCAAGACTAGGGTGATGAATATGAAGGTGGAGGCCGGGGCTGAGCCGCCGTACTCGGGGGCGTTCGATTGCGCGCTCAAAACGGTGCGTTCGGAGGGCCCCATGGCGCTTTATAAAGGCTTTGTGCCTACGATTTCGCGGCAAGGGCCTTTTACCGTTGTGCTGTTTGTGACGCTGGAGCAGGTACGCAAGCTGCTCAAGGATTTCTGA